A window of the Brassica napus cultivar Da-Ae chromosome C5, Da-Ae, whole genome shotgun sequence genome harbors these coding sequences:
- the LOC106447268 gene encoding glyoxylate/succinic semialdehyde reductase 2, chloroplastic: MAFCSIFCPRIPVRFRPKPISPFLSKPLFPLSYRVCSSLQPTPSTKDELGSVSIGFLGMGIMGSPMAQNLLKAGCDVTVWNRTKSKCDPLVGLGAKYKSSPEEVTATCDLTFAMLADPESAIDVACGKNGAVSGISSGKGYVDVSTVDAASSMLISKQIKDTGALFLEAPVSGSKKPAEDGQLIFLTAGDKLLYGKAAPFLDIMGKSRFYLGDVGNGAAMKLVVNMIMGSMMASFAEGILLSQKVGLDPNVLVEVVSQGAINAPMYSLKGPSMIKSVYPTAFPLKHQQKDMRLALGLAESVSQSTPIAAAANELYKVARSYGLSDEDFSAVIEALKAARSQQS; this comes from the exons ATGGCTTTTTGCTCGATCTTCTGCCCTCGTATCCCTGTTCGATTCAGACCCAAACCCATTTCTCCTTTCCTCTCAAAGCCTTTGTTTCCCCTCTCTTATAGAGTTTGCTCTTCCCTGCAACCTACTCCCTCTACCAAAG ATGAACTTGGAAGTGTAAGCATTGGGTTTCTGGGTATGGGAATCATGGGTTCTCCTATGGCACAAAACCTCCTCAAAGCTGG GTGTGATGTGACTGTGTGGAATCGAACTAAGAGCAAATGTGATCCTCTCGTCGGTTTAGGAGCAAA ATACAAGTCTTCTCCTGAAGAAGTGACTGCAACTTGCGATCTCACATTTGCAATGCTAGCAGATCCTGAAAGTGCA ATCGATGTTGCCTGTGGAAAGAATGGAGCCGTATCTGGAATTAGTTCAGGAAAAGG GTATGTTGATGTCTCAACTGTTGATGCTGCCTCATCGATGTTAATCAGCAAGCAAATAAAGGATACCGGAGCATTGTTTTTAGAG GCACCAGTTTCCGGTTCCAAAAAGCCTGCCGAAGATGGTCAGCTAATATTCCTCACTGCAG GTGACAAGCTACTCTACGGAAAAGCTGCACCTTTCTTAGACATCATGGGAAAG TCAAGATTCTACTTGGGAGATGTTGGTAATGGAGCAGCAATGAAACTTGTTGTCAACATGATCATGGGAAG TATGATGGCATCATTCGCCGAGGGAATACTTCTAAGCCAGAAAGTAGGACTTGATCCAAATGTACTAGTCGAG GTTGTTTCACAAGGAGCTATCAATGCGCCAATGTACTCGCTTAAAGGTCCTTCAATGATCAAGTCAGTGTACCCTACGGCTTTTCCATTGAAGCACCAGCAGAAG GATATGAGACTCGCACTGGGACTAGCTGAGTCCGTGTCTCAGTCTACTCCAATTGCAGCAGCAGCAAACGAGCTTTACAAAGTTGCCAGGTCTTACGGTTTGAGCGATGAAGACTTCTCTGCGGTTATTGAAGCACTGAAAGCTGCAAGATCTCAACAAAGCTAA
- the LOC106447271 gene encoding uncharacterized protein LOC106447271 isoform X1 → MAAPHFTQIETTASSLNPLMYSFLFSCLLSLSLFSFISATYFLLKASRRRAAISNHKLSSESETKLEPSEISESAHYQTGEDDETRCAKSRLYELLLCDKKSEEESDWDGDEGVSAKKKKRKRRGKKKKKSEVRGGGNDESGGDGLVPKLETKPEFVCLYPFTSSSSATQRKIKQQYDHLVKCNSAKGLTLAQVGEFANCLIEAKNELQNKSEVIKRKYSITKALLFKADRSSFDRLRQQIYKLEMEQKRVQEDALVYNWLQQQLKLSPAYKKVLEISASMELKDKTSTELDSQDDEVSDISFEELLEQEKKDSFWHKNGRLRTCSRT, encoded by the exons ATGGCGGCTCCGCATTTCACACAAATCGAAACCACAGCATCTTCACTAAACCCTCTCATGTACTCCTTCCTCTTCTCATGTCTCCTATCTCTCTCCCTCTTCTCATTCATCTCCGCTACCTACTTCCTCCTCAAAGCCTCCCGCCGCAGAGCTGCTATCTCCAACCACAAACTCTCATCCGAATCCGAAACCAAACTCGAACCATCGGAGATTTCTGAATCAGCCCATTACCAAACCGGTGAAGATGACGAGACCCGTTGTGCAAAATCGCGTCTTTACGAGTTACTGCTCTGCGATAAGAAGTCGGAGGAAGAGTCTGATTGGGATGGGGATGAAGGAGTGTctgctaagaagaagaagaggaagaggagaggtaagaagaagaagaagtcggaGGTAAGAGGAGGTGGGAATGATGAATCCGGCGGCGATGGGTTGGTTCCGAAGCTGGAAACTAAACCGGAGTTTGTTTGCTTGTATCCTTTTACCTCGTCGAGCAGTGCAACGCAGAGGAAGATCAAGCAGCAGTACGATCATCTTGTCAAATGCAATAGTGCTAAAGGATTGACCTTAGCTCAG GTTGGGGAGTTTGCTAACTGTTTGATAGAAGCCAAAAATGAATTACAGAACAA gTCGGAGGTAATCAAGCGTAAGTATTCAATAACAAAAGCTCTTCTCTTCAAGGCTGATAGGTCTTCCTTTGACCGCCTTCGTCAACAG ATTTACAAGCTGGAGATGGAACAAAAAAGAGTACAAGAAGATGCGCTTGTATATAACTGGCTCCAACAACAACTAAAACTTTCACCTGCGTACAAAAAG GTTCTTGAGATAAGCGCTTCCATGGAACTCAAAGACAAAACAAGTACAGAGTTAGACAGTCAAGATGATGAAGTTTCAGACATCTCCTTCGAAGAGCTATTAGAACAGGAGAAGAAAGACTCCTTTTG GCATAAAAATGGAAGATTACGAACTTGCAGCAGGACATGA
- the LOC106447271 gene encoding uncharacterized protein LOC106447271 isoform X2, which yields MAAPHFTQIETTASSLNPLMYSFLFSCLLSLSLFSFISATYFLLKASRRRAAISNHKLSSESETKLEPSEISESAHYQTGEDDETRCAKSRLYELLLCDKKSEEESDWDGDEGVSAKKKKRKRRGKKKKKSEVRGGGNDESGGDGLVPKLETKPEFVCLYPFTSSSSATQRKIKQQYDHLVKCNSAKGLTLAQVGEFANCLIEAKNELQNKSEVIKRKYSITKALLFKADRSSFDRLRQQIYKLEMEQKRVQEDALVYNWLQQQLKLSPAYKKCRFLR from the exons ATGGCGGCTCCGCATTTCACACAAATCGAAACCACAGCATCTTCACTAAACCCTCTCATGTACTCCTTCCTCTTCTCATGTCTCCTATCTCTCTCCCTCTTCTCATTCATCTCCGCTACCTACTTCCTCCTCAAAGCCTCCCGCCGCAGAGCTGCTATCTCCAACCACAAACTCTCATCCGAATCCGAAACCAAACTCGAACCATCGGAGATTTCTGAATCAGCCCATTACCAAACCGGTGAAGATGACGAGACCCGTTGTGCAAAATCGCGTCTTTACGAGTTACTGCTCTGCGATAAGAAGTCGGAGGAAGAGTCTGATTGGGATGGGGATGAAGGAGTGTctgctaagaagaagaagaggaagaggagaggtaagaagaagaagaagtcggaGGTAAGAGGAGGTGGGAATGATGAATCCGGCGGCGATGGGTTGGTTCCGAAGCTGGAAACTAAACCGGAGTTTGTTTGCTTGTATCCTTTTACCTCGTCGAGCAGTGCAACGCAGAGGAAGATCAAGCAGCAGTACGATCATCTTGTCAAATGCAATAGTGCTAAAGGATTGACCTTAGCTCAG GTTGGGGAGTTTGCTAACTGTTTGATAGAAGCCAAAAATGAATTACAGAACAA gTCGGAGGTAATCAAGCGTAAGTATTCAATAACAAAAGCTCTTCTCTTCAAGGCTGATAGGTCTTCCTTTGACCGCCTTCGTCAACAG ATTTACAAGCTGGAGATGGAACAAAAAAGAGTACAAGAAGATGCGCTTGTATATAACTGGCTCCAACAACAACTAAAACTTTCACCTGCGTACAAAAAG TGTAGGTTCTTGAGATAA